ATGGCCAGGAGTTCACGATCGACCTGCGGCTCGCGCTGCCGCTGCACCAGGCGGCATCCTCCGACGACGTCACCGACACCGTGCACTACGGCGAGCTCGCCGACCGGGTCGCGGCGATCGTCGCCGGCGAACCGGTGAACCTCATCGAGACGCTCGCCGAGCGCATCGCGGATGCCGTGCTCGCAGACGACCGCGTGCGGAGGGTGAGCGTCACCGTGCACAAGCCGCACGCGCCGATCGCGCAGACCTTCTCGGATGTCGCCGTCACCGTGCACCGGGAGCGCGACTGATGGACCGCCGGCTGACGCATCTGCCCCCACCACCCGACCCGCGGCCGGGGCGCGACCCGCAGGTCGCCGTCATCGCCCTCGGGTCGAACGAGGGCGACCGTGGTGAGATGCTCCGCGCCGCGGCGGAACGCCTGCGCCGGCTGCCTCTGGTCGACGAGCTGGTCATGTCGGAGCCCCTCGAGACCGTCGCGGTCAAGCCCGACGGGCCCGACCCCGACGCGCCGCCGTATCTGAACGCCGTCGCGCTGCTGACCACACGCCTGGCCCCGCAGGTGCTGCTGGGCATGCTGCACGCGGTCGAGGAGGAGCAGGGCCGGGTGCGGCTGGAGCGGTGGGGCGACCGCACGCTGGATCTCGACCTGATCGCCTACGGCGATTTCCGCAGTAACGCCGAGCACCTGCGAGTGCCGCATCCGCGTGCGGCGGAGCGGCTGTTCGTGCTGGAGCCGTGGTTGAGCATCGACCCGGATGCCGTGCTGCCGGGCGTCGGACGGG
This is a stretch of genomic DNA from Microbacterium sp. YJN-G. It encodes these proteins:
- the folB gene encoding dihydroneopterin aldolase, giving the protein MDAADATASDAAPLDEIALSGLTVFGHHGVFDFERRDGQEFTIDLRLALPLHQAASSDDVTDTVHYGELADRVAAIVAGEPVNLIETLAERIADAVLADDRVRRVSVTVHKPHAPIAQTFSDVAVTVHRERD
- the folK gene encoding 2-amino-4-hydroxy-6-hydroxymethyldihydropteridine diphosphokinase, encoding MDRRLTHLPPPPDPRPGRDPQVAVIALGSNEGDRGEMLRAAAERLRRLPLVDELVMSEPLETVAVKPDGPDPDAPPYLNAVALLTTRLAPQVLLGMLHAVEEEQGRVRLERWGDRTLDLDLIAYGDFRSNAEHLRVPHPRAAERLFVLEPWLSIDPDAVLPGVGRVDDLVRALKAEEW